A genomic region of Mesotoga sp. UBA6090 contains the following coding sequences:
- a CDS encoding NAD(P)-dependent oxidoreductase gives MKIIIFGGTGRVGRVILDRALGENHIVTVFVGDVSKLTVRKENLRIFQGDVFNSQSVRDAIRGQDAIISALGPDNSGSVNDTLAVAMRNIVNGARDTEVNKIVTIANSGILQLSPRELRLDSPNYPQYLKKSSREFLDAFEILKTSELDWVVVCPPFMTFSEGNQSYRVSADFLPENGVKISIQDVAEFAFKQLFTSEYSQKRVGIAY, from the coding sequence TTGAAGATAATTATCTTTGGTGGTACCGGAAGAGTGGGGAGGGTCATTCTCGATAGGGCCTTAGGCGAAAATCATATAGTCACAGTCTTCGTTGGAGACGTTTCGAAGTTGACGGTAAGAAAAGAGAATCTTAGGATCTTCCAGGGGGACGTCTTCAACAGTCAGAGCGTAAGAGACGCAATAAGAGGTCAGGATGCCATAATCAGTGCCCTCGGTCCAGACAATTCGGGCAGTGTCAACGATACCCTGGCAGTCGCTATGAGAAATATTGTCAATGGCGCAAGAGATACCGAGGTAAACAAGATAGTCACGATTGCGAATTCCGGGATTCTTCAGCTTTCCCCTAGAGAGCTAAGGCTCGATTCTCCCAACTATCCTCAGTACCTGAAGAAATCCTCAAGAGAATTTCTGGACGCATTCGAAATCCTCAAGACTTCTGAACTGGATTGGGTTGTCGTATGCCCGCCATTCATGACGTTTTCAGAGGGCAACCAGAGTTACAGGGTTTCTGCCGACTTCCTTCCCGAAAATGGAGTGAAGATTTCGATTCAGGATGTTGCTGAATTCGCCTTCAAACAGTTGTTCACCTCTGAGTACTCTCAAAAGAGAGTTGGTATAGCCTATTAG
- a CDS encoding TMEM175 family protein — MKRESPSSEIRINRLESLTDGVFAIAMTILVLSLEVPNRSQVTSQSELVQNVMSKGYQFLSYFIPFFVIGSIWISTIRRTHILNKTDYKYLWLNMLNLFFVTTIPFTTSLLGDYGEYEFAELLFHFNILVLEIIALVQWQYLMKNRDLIREDAIR; from the coding sequence TTGAAAAGAGAAAGCCCCAGTTCGGAAATACGTATTAACAGGCTGGAGTCACTTACCGATGGTGTTTTTGCCATCGCCATGACTATTCTCGTCCTATCACTCGAAGTACCAAACAGAAGTCAGGTCACGAGCCAAAGCGAACTTGTTCAGAACGTCATGAGCAAGGGTTATCAGTTCTTGAGCTACTTCATACCCTTCTTCGTTATTGGATCGATCTGGATCTCGACTATAAGGAGAACACACATTCTCAATAAGACCGATTACAAATACCTTTGGCTCAACATGCTCAATCTCTTCTTCGTCACTACGATTCCTTTCACCACATCCCTTTTGGGAGATTACGGTGAGTATGAATTTGCAGAGTTGCTCTTCCACTTCAATATCCTGGTACTTGAGATCATCGCTCTAGTTCAGTGGCAGTATCTGATGAAGAACAGAGATCTGATCCGCGAAGATGCAATACGATGA